A window of Malania oleifera isolate guangnan ecotype guangnan chromosome 5, ASM2987363v1, whole genome shotgun sequence contains these coding sequences:
- the LOC131155535 gene encoding pentatricopeptide repeat-containing protein At5g48910 produces the protein MFTKMAGFFLQFQSPSSSPLTNLPVPKATFASPHPSSLFPEITRCRTLTDLKQVHAAMIKTARIHDPLAAAELLRFCALSDHRDLDYACMLFHCMQEPNCFSYNTIIRSLSESEAPFESLILFSQMFRDEFVVPNRFTVPSVLKACAREGRLREGKQVHGSVLKFGFANDEFVVSNLLRMYVMCGVMKDAHVLFCRRINCAENDIDVMKDKRRQEGDVVLWNVMIDGHVRLGDLSNARELFEKMPQRSVVSWNGIISGYAQNGFFKEAIEVFREMQMADVSPNYVTLVSILPGISRLGALDLGKWVHLYAEKNKIEIDDVLGSALVDMYCKCGSVEKALQVFEMLPKRNAITWGAIISGLAMHGRAKDALDHFSKMEQARVMPSDVTFLGVLSACSHAGLVDEGRSYFNHMVRVVGLRPRIEHYGCMVDLLGRAGLLDEAEELILNMPFKADDVIWKALLGACKMHGNLEMGKRAAEALMKMAPNDSGSYVALSNMYASSGNWEGVAEVRLLMKEMDIKKDPGCSWIELDGVIHEFLVEDAFHPRSKEIHSMLEEISNQLRLAGHRQDTTQVLLNMDEHYKADALYYHSEKIAIAFGLISTSPHTPLRIVKNLRICDDCHSSIKLISNIYKRKIVVRDRKRFHHFQDGYCSCLDYW, from the coding sequence ATGTTCACCAAGATGGCGGGTTTTTTCCTCCAGTTTCAGTCACCGAGTTCGTCACCTCTCACAAATCTTCCGGTTCCCAAAGCTACCTTTGCATCCCCTCACCCTTCTTCACTCTTCCCTGAAATCACAAGATGCAGAACCCTGACAGACCTGAAGCAAGTCCACGCTGCCATGATCAAAACCGCGCGCATTCACGATCCTCTCGCAGCAGCCGAGCTGCTTCGCTTCTGCGCGCTTTCCGATCACCGGGACCTCGATTACGCCTGTATGCTTTTCCATTGCATGCAAGAACCCAACTGCTTCTCTTACAACACCATTATCAGATCCCTCTCCGAGAGCGAGGCGCCATTTGAGTCCTTAATCTTGTTTTCCCAAATGTTCCGCGATGAGTTCGTGGTACCCAATCGCTTTACCGTCCCTTCTGTGCTAAAAGCGTGTGCTCGAGAGGGGAGGCTCCGAGAAGGGAAGCAGGTTCATGGGTCGGTCTTGAAGTTTGGATTTGCTAATGATGAGTTTGTTGTTAGTAATCTTCTTCGGATGTATGTAATGTGTGGGGTCATGAAGGATGCTCATGTGCTGTTCTGTAGGAGAATTAATTGTGCGGAGAATGATATTGATGTGATGAAGGATAAGAGAAGGCAAGAGGGGGATGTGGTTTTGTGGAATGTGATGATTGATGGGCATGTGAGACTTGGAGACTTAAGTAATGCAAGGGAGTTGTTTGAGAAAATGCCTCAAAGAAGCGTGGTATCGTGGAACGGTATTATATCCGGGTATGCACAAAATGGGTTCTTCAAGGAGGCGATAGAGGTGTTCCGTGAGATGCAGATGGCAGATGTGAGCCCCAATTATGTGACCCTGGTTAGCATTTTACCTGGAATCTCACGACTCGGGGCTCTTGATTTGGGCAAATGGGTTCATTTGTACGCTGAAAAAAACAAGATTGAGATCGACGATGTACTCGGTTCTGCATTGGTTGATATGTATTGTAAGTGTGGGAGCGTCGAGAAGGCACTACAAGTTTTTGAGATGCTACCCAAAAGGAATGCAATCACTTGGGGTGCTATTATAAGCGGGCTTGCTATGCATGGTCGAGCAAAGGACGCACTTGATCATTTCTCAAAGATGGAACAAGCACGAGTAATGCCCAGTGATGTCACATTTCTCGGCGTCTTGAGTGCCTGTAGTCATGCAGGCTTAGTAGATGAGGGTAGATCATACTTCAACCACATGGTTCGGGTAGTTGGCTTGCGGCCTAGAATTGAACATTATGGGTGCATGGTTGATCTATTAGGCCGCGCTGGACTTCTGGATGAAGCTGAAGAGCTTATTCTGAACATGCCATTCAAAGCGGATGATGTGATATGGAAGGCATTGCTTGGGGCTTGTAAGATGCATGGGAACTTAGAGATGGGTAAACGCGCTGCAGAAGCTCTAATGAAGATGGCACCTAATGATAGTGGGTCTTATGTAGCTTTGTCAAACATGTATGCCTCTTCAGGAAATTGGGAGGGAGTTGCCGAGGTGAGGTTGTTGATGAAGGAGATGGACATAAAGAAAGATCCAGGGTGTAGTTGGATTGAGCTTGATGGGGTGATCCATGAATTCCTTGTGGAAGACGCTTTCCATCCAAGATCCAAGGAGATACATTCAATGTTAGAGGAGATCTCCAACCAATTGAGATTGGCAGGCCACAGACAGGACACCACACAGGTCCTGCTCAACATGGATGAACATTACAAAGCGGACGCCCTATATTATCATAGTGAGAAGATTGCAATTGCCTTCGGCTTGATCAGTACAAGCCCCCATACGCCACTCCGGATAGTTAAGAACCTTCGCATTTGCGATGATTGTCACTCGTCCATAAAACTAATCTCAAATATCTATAAACGTAAGATAGTTGTGCGGGACCGAAAACGGTTTCACCATTTTCAAGATGGATACTGCTCTTGTCTGGACTACTGGTAA